The following proteins are encoded in a genomic region of Nomascus leucogenys isolate Asia chromosome 17, Asia_NLE_v1, whole genome shotgun sequence:
- the CCT6A gene encoding T-complex protein 1 subunit zeta, with amino-acid sequence MAAVKTLNPKAEVARAQAALAVNISAARGLQDVLRTNLGPKGTMKMLVSGAGDIKLTKDGNVLLHEMQIQHPTASLIAKVATAQDDITGDGTTSNVLIIGELLKQADLYISEGLHPRIITEGFEAAKEKALQFLEEVKVSREMDRETLIDVARTSLRTKVHAELADVLTEAVVDSILAIKKQDEPIDLFMIEIMEMKHKSETDTSLIRGLVLDHGARHPDMKKRVEDAYILTCNVSLEYEKTEVNSGFFYKSAEEREKLVKAERKFIEDRVKKIIELKRKVCGDSDKGFVVINQKGIDPFSLDALSKEGIVALRRAKRRNMERLTLACGGVALNSFDDLSPDCLGHAGLVYEYTLGEEKFTFIEKCNNPRSVTLLIKGPNKHTLTQIKDAVRDGLRAVKNAIDDGCVVPGAGAVEVAMAEALIKHKPSVKGRAQLGVQAFADALLIIPKVLAQNSGFDLQETLVKIQAEHSESGQLVGVDLNTGEPMVAAEVGVWDNYCVKKQLLHSCTVIATNILLVDEIMRAGMSSLKG; translated from the exons GCTCGTTTCTGGCGCTGGAGACATCAAACTTACTAAAGACGGCAATGTGCTGCTTCACGAAATG CAAATTCAACACCCAACAGCTTCCTTAATAGCAAAGGTAGCAACAGCCCAGGATGATATAACTGGTGATGGTACGACTTCCAATGTCCTAATCATTGGAGAGCTACTGAAACAGGCGGATCTCTACATTTCCGAA GGCCTTCATCCCAGAATAATCACTGAAGGATTTGAAGCTGCAAAGGAAAAGGCCCTTCAGTTTTTGGAAGAAGTCAaagtaagcagagagatggacaGGGAAACACTTATAGATGTGGCCAGAACATCTCTTCGTACTAAAGTTCATGCTGAACTTGCAGACGTCTTAACAGAG GCTGTAGTGGACTCCATTTTGGCCATTAAAAAACAAGATGAACCTATTGATCTCTTCATGATTGAGATCATGGAGATGAAACATAAATCTGAAACTGATACAAG CTTAATCAGAGGGCTTGTTTTGGACCATGGAGCACGGCATCCTGATATGAAGAAAAGGGTGGAGGATGCATACATTCTCACTTGTAACGTGTCATTAGAGTATGAAAAAAC agaaGTGAATTCTGGCTTTTTTTACAAGagtgcagaagagagagaaaaactcgtgaaagctgaaagaaaattcattgaagatagagttaaaaaaataatagaactgAAAAGGAAAGTCTGTGGCGATTCAGATAAAGGATTTGTTGTTATTAATCAAAAG gGAATTGACCCCTTTTCCTTAGATGcactttcaaaagaaggcatagtCGCTCTGCGCAGAGCTAAAAGGAGAAATATGGAGAG GCTGACTCTTGCTTGTGGTGGGGTAGCCCTGAATTCTTTTGACGACCTAAGTCCTGACTGCTTGGGACATGCAGGACTTGTCTATGAGTATACATTG GGAGAAGAGAAGTTTACCTTTATTGAGAAATGTAACAACCCTCGTTCTGTCACATTATTGATCAAAGGACCAAATAAGCACACACTCACTCAGATCAAAGATGCAGTGAGGGATGGCTTGAGGGCTGTCAAAAATGCTATTGATGATG GCTGTGTGGTTCCAGGTGCTGGTGCCGTGGAAGTGGCAATGGCAGAAGCCCTGATTAAACATAAGCCCAGTGTAAAGGGCAGGGCACAGCTTGGAGTCCAAGCATTTGCTGATGCATTGCTCATTATTCCCAAG GTTCTTGCTCAGAACTCTGGTTTTGACCTTCAGGAAACATTAGTTAAAATTCAAGCAGAACATTCAGAATCAGGTCAGCTTGTGGGTGTGGACCTGAACACAG GTGAGCCAATGGTAGCAGCAGAAGTAGGCGTATGGGATAACTATTGTGTAAAGAAACAGCTTCTTCACTCCTG CACTGTGATTGCCACCAACATTCTCTTGGTTGATGAGATCATGCGAGCTGGAATGTCTTCTCTGAAAGGTTGA